From Homalodisca vitripennis isolate AUS2020 chromosome 1, UT_GWSS_2.1, whole genome shotgun sequence, the proteins below share one genomic window:
- the LOC124355730 gene encoding cuticle protein 67-like, producing the protein MILFQLLVLAAAALAVANAGLLAAPAYAPAAYAAPYAHAPAAVTSTSANILRSPGNLGQVSTYTKTIDTPYSSVSKSDVRVSNPGYATYAAPAYHAPAVAAYAAPAYAARAYAAPAAYAAPAYAAHAYAAPAAYAAPAVAHGGLLGVAYSAAPAVAHYSFDGYGTHYGY; encoded by the coding sequence atgattttatttcagCTCCTGGTCCTCGCCGCCGCCGCCTTGGCTGTTGCCAACGCTGGTCTCCTCGCCGCCCCCGCCTACGCCCCCGCTGCGTACGCCGCCCCCTACGCCCACGCCCCCGCCGCCGTCACCTCCACCTCCGCCAACATCCTGAGGTCTCCCGGTAACCTGGGACAGGTCTCCACCTACACCAAGACCATCGACACCCCCTACTCCAGCGTCAGCAAGTCCGACGTCCGTGTGAGCAACCCCGGATACGCCACCTACGCCGCCCCCGCCTACCACGCACCCGCCGTCGCTGCCTACGCCGCTCCCGCTTACGCCGCCCGTGCCTACGCCGCTCCTGCTGCCTACGCCGCTCCCGCCTACGCCGCCCATGCTTACGCCGCACCCGCTGCCTACGCCGCCCCCGCCGTCGCTCACGGAGGTCTCCTCGGAGTCGCTTACTCCGCTGCCCCCGCTGTCGCTCACTACAGCTTCGACGGATACGGCACCCACTACGGTTACTAA